Proteins from a genomic interval of Chryseobacterium indologenes:
- a CDS encoding T9SS type A sorting domain-containing protein — MIHTRARANGPGFLFIYNPVKAGEHLMITTKEEGAYSLFSAGGQPISKGKLTGKLGIDTSSLPTGVYIIKVETQSTITSYKVIVK; from the coding sequence TTGATACATACAAGAGCCCGGGCCAATGGCCCGGGCTTTCTTTTTATTTATAACCCTGTAAAAGCGGGAGAGCATCTAATGATTACAACCAAGGAAGAAGGTGCTTATAGCTTGTTTTCAGCTGGTGGTCAACCGATCAGCAAAGGTAAATTGACAGGAAAACTTGGTATTGATACTTCTTCGTTACCAACAGGAGTATACATCATTAAGGTAGAAACTCAGTCAACGATTACCTCTTATAAGGTTATTGTAAAATAG
- the rplL gene encoding 50S ribosomal protein L7/L12 has product MSDLKNLAETLVNLTVKDVNELATILKDEYGIEPAAAAVVVAAGGAGEAAEEKTEFDVILKSAGASKLAIVKLVKDLTGAGLKEAKDIVDGAPAPIKQGVSKDEAEALKKQLEEAGAEVELK; this is encoded by the coding sequence ATGTCAGATTTAAAAAATTTAGCTGAAACGCTAGTAAACCTAACTGTAAAAGACGTAAACGAATTAGCTACTATCCTTAAGGATGAGTACGGAATTGAGCCGGCTGCTGCTGCTGTAGTTGTTGCTGCAGGTGGTGCAGGTGAAGCTGCTGAAGAAAAGACTGAATTCGACGTAATTCTTAAGTCTGCAGGTGCTTCTAAATTAGCTATCGTTAAATTAGTAAAAGATTTAACTGGTGCTGGTCTTAAAGAAGCTAAAGATATCGTAGACGGTGCTCCTGCTCCAATCAAGCAAGGTGTATCTAAAGACGAAGCTGAAGCTCTTAAGAAGCAATTAGAAGAAGCTGGTGCTGAAGTAGAATTGAAATAA
- a CDS encoding 50S ribosomal protein L10, whose product MTKDQKVVAIQEIKDLLQDAKVVYVADLEGLNAAKSSDFRRQAFKQNIKVKVVKNTLLQKAMEQIDGVDFSEMFDTFKGNSALMIADTANAPAKLIKDFRKKEEKPALKSAFVQETFYVGDNNLDTLVSIKSREEMIGEIIGLLQSPIQRVVSALQNKSETVEAQAEEAAPAVEETPAAEAPEAPAAESTDETPAAE is encoded by the coding sequence ATGACAAAAGACCAAAAAGTTGTAGCAATACAAGAGATCAAAGACTTGCTTCAGGATGCAAAAGTAGTATACGTAGCAGATCTAGAAGGTTTGAACGCTGCTAAATCTTCAGATTTCAGAAGACAAGCTTTCAAACAAAATATCAAAGTAAAAGTTGTAAAAAATACACTTTTACAAAAAGCAATGGAGCAAATTGATGGAGTAGATTTCTCTGAAATGTTTGACACTTTCAAAGGAAACTCTGCTTTAATGATTGCTGATACAGCAAATGCTCCTGCAAAATTAATCAAAGATTTCAGAAAGAAAGAAGAGAAGCCGGCTTTGAAGTCTGCTTTTGTACAGGAAACTTTCTATGTTGGTGACAACAACCTTGATACCCTAGTAAGCATCAAGTCTAGAGAAGAAATGATCGGTGAAATCATCGGATTACTTCAGTCTCCAATCCAAAGAGTTGTTTCTGCTCTTCAAAACAAATCTGAAACTGTAGAAGCTCAGGCTGAAGAAGCTGCTCCTGCAGTAGAAGAAACTCCTGCTGCTGAAGCTCCTGAAGCTCCTGCTGCAGAAAGCACTGACGAAACGCCAGCTGCTGAATAA
- a CDS encoding 50S ribosomal protein L1 translates to MAKLTKKQKEALSKVEKGRIYNLEEGSALVKEVNTTKFDASVDIAVRLGVDPRKANQMVRGVVSLPHGTGKDVKVLALVTPDKEAEAKAAGADYVGLDEYLQKIKEGWTDVDVIVTMPAVMGKLGPLGRVLGPRGLMPNPKSGTVTMEIGKAVAEVKAGKIDFKVDKYGIIHAGIGKVSFDAAKIKENAQELIQTLIKMKPTAAKGTYVKSIYLSSTMSPGIAIDTKSVN, encoded by the coding sequence ATGGCAAAATTGACTAAAAAGCAAAAGGAAGCTTTAAGCAAAGTAGAAAAAGGAAGAATCTATAATCTTGAAGAAGGTTCAGCTCTTGTAAAAGAAGTGAACACTACAAAATTTGATGCTTCTGTAGATATCGCTGTAAGATTAGGTGTAGACCCAAGAAAAGCAAACCAAATGGTAAGAGGTGTAGTATCTCTTCCTCACGGTACTGGTAAAGATGTTAAAGTTTTGGCTTTAGTAACTCCAGATAAAGAAGCAGAAGCTAAAGCTGCTGGTGCTGACTATGTAGGTCTTGACGAATACTTGCAAAAAATCAAAGAAGGTTGGACAGATGTTGACGTTATCGTTACTATGCCGGCTGTAATGGGTAAATTAGGTCCATTAGGTAGAGTATTAGGTCCAAGAGGTTTAATGCCAAACCCTAAATCAGGTACTGTAACAATGGAAATTGGTAAAGCAGTAGCTGAAGTGAAAGCAGGTAAAATTGATTTCAAAGTTGATAAGTATGGGATCATCCATGCTGGTATCGGTAAAGTATCTTTCGATGCTGCCAAGATCAAAGAAAATGCTCAGGAGCTTATCCAGACATTGATCAAAATGAAACCAACTGCTGCTAAAGGAACTTATGTGAAGAGCATCTATTTGTCTTCTACTATGAGCCCAGGTATTGCAATTGATACTAAATCTGTTAACTAA
- the rplK gene encoding 50S ribosomal protein L11, with amino-acid sequence MAKKVFKMVKLQVKGGAANPSPPVGPALGSAGVNIMEFCKQFNGRTQDKPGQVLPVVITVYEDKSFEFVIKTPPAAIQLMDAAKIKGGSGEPNRNKVGSVSWDQVKKIAEDKMADLNCFTMDSAVSMVAGTARSMGLRVTGTKPTFNA; translated from the coding sequence ATGGCTAAGAAAGTCTTTAAAATGGTAAAGCTTCAGGTGAAAGGTGGCGCGGCTAACCCTTCTCCACCAGTAGGTCCAGCATTGGGTTCTGCAGGTGTGAACATCATGGAGTTTTGTAAGCAATTTAACGGAAGAACCCAAGATAAGCCAGGGCAAGTTTTACCTGTAGTAATTACAGTATACGAAGACAAATCTTTTGAATTCGTTATTAAAACTCCACCTGCAGCGATCCAGTTAATGGATGCAGCTAAAATCAAGGGAGGTTCTGGTGAACCAAACAGAAACAAAGTAGGTTCTGTATCTTGGGATCAGGTGAAGAAAATCGCTGAGGATAAAATGGCTGACCTTAACTGCTTTACAATGGATTCTGCAGTTTCTATGGTTGCAGGTACTGCTAGATCTATGGGATTAAGAGTAACAGGAACTAAACCAACTTTTAACGCTTAA
- the nusG gene encoding transcription termination/antitermination factor NusG, whose protein sequence is MSELKWYVLKAISGQENKVKNYIETEIKRLGFEQYVTQVVIPMEKVIQIRNGKKVPKERPYYPGYLMIEADLMGEIPHVIKNIPGVISFLSLTKGGDPVPMRKSEVNRMLGRMDELSEFASDVEIPYVVGENVKVIDGPFNGFNGTVEKILEDKKKIEVSVLIFGRKTPMELSYMQVEKV, encoded by the coding sequence ATGAGCGAATTGAAATGGTATGTGCTGAAAGCAATCAGCGGACAGGAAAATAAAGTGAAAAACTATATTGAGACAGAAATCAAGCGTTTAGGGTTTGAGCAGTACGTTACTCAAGTGGTTATTCCTATGGAAAAGGTAATTCAGATTAGAAACGGAAAAAAAGTTCCTAAAGAGAGACCTTACTATCCTGGTTACTTGATGATCGAAGCTGATCTGATGGGGGAAATTCCTCACGTTATTAAAAACATTCCTGGAGTGATATCTTTCTTGAGCTTAACAAAAGGTGGAGATCCTGTTCCTATGAGAAAATCTGAGGTTAACAGAATGTTGGGAAGAATGGATGAACTTTCAGAATTTGCAAGCGATGTTGAAATTCCTTATGTAGTAGGTGAAAACGTTAAAGTAATAGATGGACCTTTCAACGGATTCAATGGTACAGTTGAGAAAATTCTTGAAGATAAAAAGAAAATTGAAGTTTCTGTATTGATCTTCGGTAGAAAAACTCCAATGGAACTAAGCTACATGCAAGTAGAAAAAGTATAA
- the secE gene encoding preprotein translocase subunit SecE, producing the protein MSSFVDFLKGSYNEFRHKVEWPKWADLQSSTIVVTIATVILALFTFGVDELFSKAISNIIGMLINLFN; encoded by the coding sequence ATGAGTTCATTTGTCGATTTTTTAAAAGGTTCTTATAACGAATTCAGACATAAAGTTGAATGGCCAAAGTGGGCTGACCTTCAGTCATCTACTATTGTAGTGACTATTGCGACAGTGATTCTGGCATTATTTACCTTTGGAGTTGATGAATTGTTTTCAAAAGCAATCAGCAACATAATAGGAATGCTAATCAACTTGTTCAATTAA
- the tuf gene encoding elongation factor Tu, protein MAKETFNRNKPHLNIGTIGHVDHGKTTLTAAISAVLASKGLAEKKDFSAIDSAPEEKERGITINTAHIEYETEKRHYAHVDCPGHADYVKNMVTGAAQMDGAIVVCAATDGPMPQTREHILLCRQVNVPRIVVFMNKVDMVDDPELLELVEMELRDLLSTYEFDGDNSPVIQGSALGALTAATASPANTEDKWFKSVEELMNAVDTWIEQPPRDTEKPFLMPIEDVFSITGRGTVATGRIEAGVINTGDPVDIVGMGDEKLTSTITGVEMFRKILDRGEAGDNVGLLLRGIEKTDIKRGMVIAKKDSVKPHKKFKASVYILSKEEGGRHTPFHNKYRPQFYVRTTDVTGEIFLPEGVEMVMPGDNLEITVELLQPIALNVGLRFAIREGGRTVGSGQVTEILD, encoded by the coding sequence ATGGCAAAGGAAACGTTTAATCGTAACAAACCACACTTGAACATTGGTACTATTGGTCACGTTGACCATGGTAAAACTACTCTTACAGCTGCTATTTCTGCTGTATTAGCTAGCAAAGGTCTTGCTGAGAAAAAAGACTTCTCTGCAATTGACTCTGCTCCAGAAGAAAAAGAAAGAGGTATTACTATCAATACAGCTCACATCGAATACGAAACTGAAAAAAGACACTACGCTCACGTTGACTGTCCAGGTCACGCCGACTATGTTAAGAACATGGTAACTGGTGCTGCTCAGATGGATGGAGCTATCGTTGTATGTGCTGCTACTGACGGTCCAATGCCTCAGACTAGAGAACATATCCTACTTTGCCGTCAGGTAAACGTACCAAGAATCGTTGTTTTCATGAACAAAGTTGACATGGTGGATGATCCAGAATTGTTAGAGCTTGTTGAAATGGAACTTAGAGACTTATTGTCTACTTACGAATTTGACGGAGATAACTCTCCAGTAATTCAAGGTTCTGCATTAGGAGCTCTTACTGCAGCTACTGCATCTCCTGCTAACACTGAAGATAAGTGGTTCAAGAGCGTTGAAGAATTGATGAATGCTGTTGATACTTGGATCGAGCAACCACCAAGAGATACTGAAAAGCCATTCTTGATGCCAATCGAAGATGTATTCTCTATTACAGGTAGAGGTACTGTAGCAACTGGTAGAATCGAGGCTGGTGTTATCAACACTGGAGATCCAGTTGATATCGTAGGTATGGGTGATGAGAAATTAACTTCTACTATTACAGGAGTTGAGATGTTCAGAAAAATCCTAGATAGAGGTGAAGCTGGAGATAACGTAGGTCTATTGTTGAGAGGTATTGAAAAAACTGACATCAAGAGAGGTATGGTTATCGCTAAGAAAGATTCAGTTAAGCCACACAAAAAATTCAAAGCTTCTGTTTATATCCTTTCTAAAGAAGAAGGTGGACGTCACACTCCATTCCACAACAAATACCGTCCTCAGTTCTACGTAAGAACTACTGACGTTACAGGTGAAATCTTCTTACCAGAAGGTGTTGAAATGGTAATGCCAGGAGATAACTTAGAGATCACTGTAGAATTGTTACAGCCAATCGCTCTTAACGTAGGTCTTAGATTTGCGATCAGAGAAGGAGGTAGAACAGTTGGTTCAGGTCAGGTTACTGAAATCTTAGACTAA
- a CDS encoding efflux RND transporter permease subunit, translated as MNKFIKNIIAFSLKNKAFTFIWVAILAIAGFISFKNMPIEAFPDVTNTQIVIITQWNGRSAEEVERFVTTPIELAMSPVQKKTSVRSTTMFGLSIVKILFDDGVDDTFARNQVNNQLRTISLPDDVDPEVQPPYGPTGEIFRYTLESKTKDSRKLLTLQTWVIDRALRGVPGVADINVFGGQDKVFELSIDPRALDKYNLTPLQVYDAVTKSNLNVGGDVIEKNGQAYVVRGIGLVKTVTDIGNITIQNDSGNPVLVKNVAEVHESSMPRVGQAALNNHDDTVEGIVVMRKGENPREVLVGVKAKIKELNEKILPKDVKMVTFYDRDNLMDFTTKTVMHNLIEGIVLVTVIVLIFMADWRTTLIVSIIIPLSLLFAFLCLKLAGMSANLLSLGAVDFGIIIDGAVVMVEGLFVMLDHKAHKYGTEKFNKLAKGGWIKQTGTGLGKAIFFSKLIIITSLIPIFSFQKVEGKMFSPLAFTLGFALIGALIFTLTLVPVLSHILLNKNVKEKNNPFVNFWDRIVLKGFNMTFKHKRTSMIVAISFLAITLFSGKFLGTEFLPQLNEGSLWITAEMPMSSSLKESLKTANLLKKDIMSFSEVTDVLAQTGRSNDGTDPNGFGFVQFAVNLKPRDEWKRKISYEELINEIDKKLRSYQGITFNYSQPISDNVAEAVAGFKAENGIKIYGDNLETLDKLAHEVITKIKDVEGVKDPGIIKNIGQPEVSVVLDRDKMAAYGVMPADAQAVLEMAFGGKTASEMFDGERKFPIRLRYSQEYRTDENDIASLMVPTQDGAKIPLKEISTIVKDNGAAFIYRDNIKRYIGVKFSIRDRDLGGTIADAQKKVAAIELPDGYSIGWTGQFENQQRASHRLAQVVPVSILMIFFLLFVLFGNMKDSLLVLANVPFALIGGIIALHVTGINFGISAGVGMIALLGICIQNGVILITEFHQNVRNGLDLDTAILNGVKSRTRPVIMTALMASIGLMPAALSTGIGSESQKPLAIVIIGGLITATILTLLIFPIIFWIFNRTKKLRQA; from the coding sequence ATGAATAAATTCATTAAAAATATAATCGCTTTTTCATTAAAGAATAAAGCATTTACTTTTATCTGGGTCGCTATTTTAGCGATAGCCGGTTTTATAAGTTTCAAAAACATGCCGATTGAAGCTTTTCCGGATGTAACCAACACCCAGATAGTCATCATTACCCAATGGAATGGGCGTAGTGCAGAAGAAGTAGAACGTTTTGTCACAACACCGATCGAATTGGCCATGAGCCCGGTTCAGAAAAAAACAAGCGTGAGAAGTACCACAATGTTTGGACTCTCTATTGTTAAAATTCTGTTCGATGATGGGGTGGATGATACTTTCGCAAGAAATCAGGTCAATAACCAATTACGAACCATTAGCCTGCCTGATGATGTTGATCCGGAAGTACAGCCACCCTATGGGCCCACAGGTGAAATTTTCAGATATACCCTGGAAAGTAAAACCAAAGATTCCCGTAAGCTGCTTACTTTGCAGACATGGGTTATTGACCGTGCTCTTAGAGGTGTTCCCGGTGTAGCAGATATTAACGTTTTCGGAGGCCAGGATAAAGTATTTGAGTTAAGTATTGATCCCAGAGCCCTGGATAAATACAATCTGACACCGCTTCAGGTGTATGATGCCGTTACCAAAAGTAATCTGAATGTCGGAGGAGATGTCATTGAAAAAAACGGACAAGCTTATGTGGTAAGAGGAATTGGTTTAGTAAAGACCGTAACTGATATAGGAAATATTACCATTCAGAATGACAGTGGAAATCCTGTTCTGGTAAAAAATGTAGCAGAAGTTCATGAGAGTTCTATGCCTAGGGTAGGGCAGGCTGCCCTGAATAATCACGATGATACCGTAGAAGGAATTGTCGTAATGAGAAAAGGCGAGAACCCAAGAGAAGTTTTGGTAGGAGTAAAAGCTAAAATTAAAGAGCTGAATGAAAAGATCCTGCCTAAAGATGTAAAAATGGTGACGTTCTACGACCGTGACAACCTGATGGACTTTACCACGAAAACCGTAATGCACAACCTGATTGAGGGAATTGTACTGGTGACCGTAATCGTTTTAATCTTCATGGCAGACTGGAGAACGACACTGATCGTTTCCATTATCATTCCGTTATCACTGTTATTTGCGTTTTTATGCTTAAAACTCGCAGGAATGAGTGCCAATTTACTTTCACTGGGAGCGGTAGACTTCGGGATTATCATAGACGGAGCTGTCGTCATGGTGGAAGGCCTCTTTGTAATGCTGGACCATAAAGCCCACAAATATGGCACCGAGAAATTTAACAAGTTGGCGAAAGGAGGATGGATCAAACAAACCGGAACCGGATTGGGTAAAGCTATTTTCTTCTCAAAATTAATCATCATCACTTCTCTTATTCCGATTTTTTCTTTTCAGAAAGTGGAAGGAAAGATGTTCTCTCCGTTGGCCTTTACTTTAGGATTTGCTTTAATAGGTGCTCTTATTTTTACCCTTACCCTGGTACCGGTATTGTCTCATATTCTTTTAAATAAAAATGTAAAAGAAAAAAATAATCCTTTTGTGAATTTTTGGGATAGAATTGTATTAAAGGGTTTTAATATGACATTTAAGCATAAAAGAACCAGCATGATTGTGGCTATTTCGTTTCTTGCAATAACCCTGTTTTCAGGAAAATTTTTAGGAACAGAGTTCCTGCCGCAGCTTAACGAGGGTTCTCTTTGGATCACTGCTGAAATGCCAATGAGCTCATCTTTAAAAGAATCCCTCAAAACAGCCAACCTTCTGAAAAAAGATATTATGAGTTTCTCGGAAGTTACAGATGTACTGGCACAGACCGGAAGAAGTAATGACGGGACCGATCCTAACGGATTTGGATTTGTACAATTTGCAGTGAACCTTAAACCCAGGGATGAATGGAAGCGAAAGATCTCTTACGAGGAATTGATCAATGAAATTGACAAAAAACTCAGAAGCTATCAGGGAATAACCTTTAATTATTCTCAGCCGATTTCAGATAACGTAGCAGAAGCTGTGGCAGGATTTAAAGCTGAAAACGGAATTAAAATTTATGGGGATAACCTGGAAACACTTGATAAACTTGCCCATGAAGTGATTACAAAAATTAAAGATGTGGAAGGAGTAAAAGATCCGGGAATCATTAAAAATATCGGGCAGCCGGAAGTCAGCGTGGTTTTGGATAGAGATAAAATGGCTGCTTATGGCGTCATGCCTGCTGATGCGCAGGCTGTACTGGAAATGGCATTCGGAGGGAAAACGGCTTCTGAAATGTTTGACGGAGAAAGAAAGTTTCCGATCAGGCTTCGTTATTCCCAGGAATACAGAACAGATGAAAATGATATTGCATCTCTGATGGTGCCTACCCAGGATGGTGCTAAAATTCCTTTGAAAGAGATCAGTACGATCGTGAAAGATAATGGTGCTGCATTCATTTACCGTGACAATATTAAAAGATATATCGGAGTGAAATTTTCCATCCGTGACCGTGATTTGGGCGGTACTATTGCAGACGCACAAAAGAAAGTTGCAGCTATTGAGCTTCCTGACGGTTACTCCATTGGATGGACGGGGCAGTTTGAAAACCAACAGCGTGCTTCCCACAGACTGGCGCAGGTGGTGCCGGTGAGTATCCTGATGATATTTTTCCTGTTGTTTGTGCTCTTCGGAAATATGAAGGATTCCCTTCTGGTACTGGCCAACGTTCCTTTTGCATTGATCGGGGGAATTATCGCCCTGCATGTTACCGGAATCAACTTTGGGATTTCGGCCGGAGTAGGAATGATCGCCCTCCTCGGGATCTGTATTCAGAACGGGGTAATTCTTATCACAGAATTTCATCAGAACGTCAGAAACGGGTTAGACCTGGATACGGCTATATTGAACGGGGTGAAATCCAGAACCAGACCTGTGATTATGACTGCATTGATGGCATCCATAGGGCTGATGCCGGCTGCTTTGTCTACGGGCATCGGTTCGGAATCTCAAAAACCACTTGCCATTGTCATTATCGGGGGACTGATCACGGCAACCATCCTTACATTGCTTATTTTTCCCATAATTTTCTGGATATTCAATAGGACCAAAAAGCTTCGTCAAGCCTGA
- a CDS encoding efflux RND transporter periplasmic adaptor subunit — MKKYIIPVLVGLSLIACSKKEEEKASQSKKGFELSNTMLNSISLAKVEAKNIENEYSFYGKISADKNSYIDVYPLVGGNVMSVNVELGDYVKKGQVLATIRSTELAEIQKDVSDAKTDLVVAKNNLRVSKELYEGKLNTERDVLEAKSQLQKAEDQLQRATAVSTVYNVKTGNIYSVVAPISGYIVQKNINKDMQLRSDRSENIFDVANTTNVWAIMNVNESDIDKINLGMRAQVSTLSYPDKVFDGKIDKIFKIIDPQTNAMQARVVLDNANGLLIPDSKATIKVFNSENNTMLTVPSKAVIFDDNKSFVVIFKSRTDVKIREVKVLKQVGDITYITDGLKEGEEVITNNQLLIYRSLNS; from the coding sequence ATGAAAAAATATATTATCCCGGTATTGGTAGGCCTTTCGCTAATAGCCTGTTCTAAAAAAGAGGAAGAAAAAGCAAGCCAGTCTAAAAAAGGCTTCGAATTGAGTAACACCATGTTGAATTCTATTTCCCTGGCTAAGGTTGAGGCAAAGAATATCGAAAATGAATACAGTTTTTATGGGAAGATTTCAGCCGATAAAAACAGTTATATTGATGTTTATCCCCTCGTAGGTGGTAATGTAATGAGCGTCAATGTGGAGTTGGGGGATTATGTGAAAAAAGGTCAGGTCCTGGCAACCATCCGAAGTACAGAACTTGCAGAAATCCAAAAAGATGTAAGCGATGCCAAAACAGATTTGGTGGTAGCTAAGAATAATTTACGTGTTTCCAAGGAATTGTATGAAGGAAAACTGAATACCGAAAGAGATGTTCTGGAAGCAAAAAGTCAGTTGCAGAAAGCAGAGGACCAGTTACAGAGAGCTACAGCCGTAAGTACAGTCTACAATGTGAAGACCGGAAACATCTATAGTGTGGTGGCACCAATCAGTGGATATATCGTTCAGAAGAATATCAATAAAGACATGCAGCTGAGAAGCGACCGGAGCGAGAATATCTTTGATGTTGCCAATACTACCAACGTATGGGCTATTATGAACGTTAACGAATCAGATATTGATAAAATAAATCTGGGCATGAGAGCTCAGGTTTCCACTCTTTCCTATCCGGATAAAGTTTTTGACGGAAAAATTGACAAAATATTCAAAATTATCGATCCGCAAACCAATGCCATGCAGGCAAGAGTAGTTCTTGATAATGCCAACGGATTATTAATTCCGGACAGTAAAGCGACAATAAAGGTTTTCAATTCTGAAAATAATACAATGCTGACCGTTCCTTCAAAGGCCGTCATTTTTGATGATAACAAAAGTTTTGTCGTTATTTTCAAATCAAGAACAGATGTGAAAATAAGAGAAGTAAAAGTGTTGAAGCAGGTGGGAGACATTACTTATATAACCGATGGTCTTAAAGAAGGTGAAGAAGTCATTACCAATAATCAACTGCTGATATACCGTTCTCTGAATAGCTAG
- a CDS encoding HAMP domain-containing protein produces the protein MSLKRKIALTISIAFSLLFGMVMAVIYLSFNDFRRDEFKERFRQRLEFTTHFISKSKDFEEEAPVFFNENSDNILLNETILIFNQKKELIYSTIKDRNVTWDTTMLKELDRKKIIYTEKTVPEIYAALRNINGENYYILTSAFDTNGKSKLGYLKYLLVTAYVMSTLLIGFFSYYFVEKFLHPLEDLNKEISEVTAHQLTKQIPVQQSNDEISVLAKSFNTMIARLNDVFQSQKDFTASASHEIRTPITRMAFQLENLIKFEEHSPETLSSLQQIQRDVYQLSDLTNSLLLLTKFDKENIQTIYEEVRIDEVIFEAFEAVEKSYPDLKMDFLITEETSENAFLTIDGIQSLLVIVFINLFKNAAIYSDSAEVKVLITETNDNLDVEVISHGETISKEDQSKLFEAFMRGNNTQNIAGSGLGLRIVKRILEYHGADIIYSSPAEQVNTFTIVFKKTIH, from the coding sequence ATGTCTTTAAAAAGAAAGATAGCGTTAACGATCAGTATTGCCTTTTCACTGCTTTTTGGAATGGTGATGGCGGTTATTTATTTATCTTTTAACGATTTCAGAAGAGACGAATTTAAAGAAAGATTCAGGCAGAGACTGGAGTTTACGACTCACTTTATTTCGAAATCCAAAGACTTTGAAGAAGAAGCCCCGGTTTTTTTCAACGAAAATTCCGACAATATTCTTTTGAACGAGACTATTTTAATTTTCAATCAAAAAAAGGAATTAATTTACAGTACGATCAAAGACAGAAATGTCACCTGGGATACAACGATGCTTAAGGAACTGGATCGAAAGAAAATTATTTATACAGAAAAGACCGTTCCTGAGATTTATGCGGCTTTAAGAAATATCAACGGTGAAAATTATTACATTCTTACCAGTGCTTTTGACACCAACGGTAAATCCAAACTGGGATATCTTAAATATCTTTTGGTGACCGCCTATGTGATGAGTACCCTTCTTATTGGCTTTTTCAGCTATTATTTTGTGGAGAAATTCCTTCACCCTCTTGAAGACCTCAATAAGGAAATTTCTGAAGTTACTGCCCATCAACTGACAAAGCAGATTCCCGTTCAGCAGTCCAATGATGAAATCAGTGTTCTTGCCAAGTCGTTCAATACGATGATCGCAAGGCTGAACGATGTCTTCCAGTCACAAAAAGATTTTACAGCAAGTGCCTCCCATGAAATCAGGACACCCATTACTAGAATGGCTTTCCAGCTTGAGAATCTGATAAAATTTGAAGAACATTCCCCGGAAACCCTTTCTTCCCTGCAACAAATTCAGCGTGATGTGTATCAGTTGTCTGATTTGACAAACTCGTTGTTGCTGCTTACCAAATTTGATAAAGAAAATATCCAGACTATTTATGAAGAAGTAAGAATTGATGAAGTGATCTTTGAAGCTTTTGAAGCTGTAGAGAAAAGTTATCCGGATCTGAAAATGGATTTTTTAATTACTGAAGAAACCTCAGAAAATGCATTTCTGACCATTGATGGAATACAGTCGTTACTGGTTATTGTCTTTATTAATCTTTTTAAAAACGCAGCCATATATTCAGATAGTGCGGAAGTAAAAGTGTTAATCACGGAGACTAACGATAATCTCGATGTAGAAGTGATTTCTCATGGAGAAACTATTTCGAAAGAAGATCAGTCGAAGCTGTTTGAAGCCTTTATGAGAGGGAATAACACCCAGAATATAGCAGGTTCCGGTCTTGGGCTCAGGATTGTTAAGCGAATCTTAGAATATCATGGTGCAGACATTATATATTCTTCTCCAGCTGAGCAGGTCAATACGTTTACAATTGTCTTTAAAAAAACAATCCATTAA
- a CDS encoding ribosome-associated translation inhibitor RaiA has product MKISVQSIGLTPHEPLESHIEKKVSKLDTFYDKIQDCKIFLKVENNSDKANKTAEIILAVPGDDIVVKKTSTSFEESLDLCVDTAKKLLIKKKEMA; this is encoded by the coding sequence ATGAAGATTTCAGTACAATCAATTGGTTTAACTCCACACGAACCACTAGAATCACACATCGAAAAAAAAGTAAGCAAACTAGACACCTTCTACGACAAAATCCAGGATTGCAAAATCTTTTTGAAAGTAGAAAATAATTCGGATAAAGCGAATAAAACAGCCGAGATTATTCTGGCGGTTCCGGGAGACGATATCGTAGTAAAAAAGACATCTACAAGTTTTGAAGAAAGTTTGGACCTTTGCGTTGATACTGCTAAAAAGCTACTAATCAAGAAAAAAGAAATGGCTTAA